A window from Aliamphritea hakodatensis encodes these proteins:
- a CDS encoding TetR/AcrR family transcriptional regulator, which produces MRQSATARKILVAAEALFAEQGFTETTMRQITSAANVNLAAVNYHFGSKKGLITAVADKYLTPLAASLSEGIEQQLADNPDNTIMLDDLLEMLMRILLKLGKSQQYALPVFMRLLELLYMKNQEELRDDVVERYGQHFVGFINLLKRDAAVMDDSEFFWRLHFLLGSVVFTLSNFQTLVAIEMREYERTAEIEKTLHRMIPVLVAGFSARADSAPFTRI; this is translated from the coding sequence ATGCGTCAATCTGCAACAGCACGAAAAATTTTAGTAGCAGCAGAAGCGTTATTCGCTGAGCAGGGTTTTACCGAAACAACCATGCGTCAGATTACCAGTGCAGCAAATGTGAATCTGGCAGCTGTTAATTACCATTTCGGATCCAAGAAAGGTCTGATAACCGCCGTCGCAGATAAGTATCTTACCCCGCTGGCTGCCAGCCTCAGTGAGGGCATTGAGCAGCAATTGGCTGATAATCCTGATAACACCATTATGCTGGATGATCTGCTGGAAATGCTGATGCGGATCCTGCTGAAGCTGGGTAAGTCTCAGCAGTATGCTTTACCGGTGTTTATGCGGTTGCTTGAACTGCTGTATATGAAGAACCAGGAAGAGCTGCGTGATGATGTGGTTGAGCGTTACGGGCAGCACTTTGTGGGCTTTATTAACCTGCTAAAGCGTGACGCTGCCGTGATGGACGACAGTGAGTTTTTCTGGCGTCTGCACTTCTTGCTGGGTTCTGTTGTCTTTACCCTGTCTAATTTCCAAACTCTGGTTGCCATCGAGATGCGTGAATATGAACGCACCGCTGAGATTGAGAAAACCCTGCACCGGATGATTCCTGTGCTGGTTGCCGGTTTCAGTGCCCGGGCAGACAGCGCGCCTTTTACCCGTATCTGA
- the dnaQ gene encoding DNA polymerase III subunit epsilon produces MRQIVLDTETTGIDPQAGHRIIEIGCVELVDRKLTGRTYHQYINPDRVVEDEAIGVHGITNEFLADKPRFAEIQQAFLDFIRGGELVIHNAAFDVGFMDHELKLNRHPERVSDFCGVVDTLALARKKHPGQKNNLDALCRRYGIDNSHRELHGALLDSEILADVYLLLTGGQKALMLGGDGDTGEGGSQIQRLDPGQFQLTVLNASDDELAEHQAFLDKLESKGGCIWKTIEQGESPN; encoded by the coding sequence ATGCGGCAGATAGTACTGGATACTGAAACCACAGGTATAGACCCTCAGGCTGGTCACCGGATCATTGAAATAGGTTGTGTTGAGCTGGTGGACCGCAAGTTAACCGGCCGGACCTATCATCAGTATATTAATCCGGACCGTGTCGTTGAGGATGAAGCGATCGGTGTACACGGGATTACCAATGAGTTCCTGGCGGATAAACCGCGGTTTGCTGAAATTCAGCAGGCATTTCTGGACTTTATCCGGGGTGGGGAACTGGTTATACATAATGCAGCCTTCGACGTCGGCTTTATGGATCATGAGCTGAAGCTCAATCGTCATCCGGAGCGGGTCAGCGATTTCTGTGGGGTTGTGGATACCCTGGCGCTGGCGCGCAAGAAACATCCCGGTCAGAAGAATAACCTGGATGCTCTGTGCCGCCGCTACGGTATTGATAACTCGCACCGAGAGCTTCACGGCGCTTTGCTTGATTCCGAGATTCTGGCAGATGTGTATTTGCTGCTTACCGGTGGTCAAAAGGCCCTGATGTTGGGGGGGGATGGTGACACAGGTGAAGGTGGCAGTCAGATTCAGCGTCTTGATCCCGGTCAGTTTCAGCTGACAGTGCTGAACGCCAGCGATGATGAACTTGCAGAGCATCAGGCGTTTCTGGATAAGCTTGAGTCGAAAGGTGGCTGCATCTGGAAAACGATTGAGCAGGGTGAAAGCCCGAACTGA
- the sohB gene encoding protease SohB yields the protein MVDFFANYGLFLAKSVTVVAAIIVVIAGIAALSSRNKSSAEGVLNIDSLNDTLEDMEDALREAVLDSDLYKAQQKAEKKKLKQEAKARKKALKKGESPEEEDRRRVFVIDFDGDIKASELEPMREEITAILTLATEKDEVVVRLESPGGMVHTYGLAASQLERIKRQGVPLTVCVDKVAASGGYMMACLADKIIAAPFAILGSIGVVAQLPNFHRLLKKYDVDYEVLTAGEYKRTMTVLGENTDKGREKFIEDLEDTHLLFKEFVGEFRPQVDLEKVATGEVWFGRRSLDVKLVDELQTSDEYLIAACQDADVFTVRYEYKKNLQERLSDMSIKTADSLLVRWLGRLTNVRLLAK from the coding sequence GTGGTCGATTTTTTTGCCAATTACGGTTTGTTTTTAGCTAAGTCAGTGACGGTTGTTGCTGCGATTATTGTAGTGATTGCCGGAATAGCTGCCTTAAGCAGCCGTAATAAGAGCAGTGCAGAAGGGGTGCTGAACATAGACAGCCTGAATGACACCCTGGAAGATATGGAAGATGCCCTGCGAGAAGCCGTGCTGGACAGTGACCTGTATAAGGCACAGCAGAAAGCAGAGAAAAAGAAACTGAAACAGGAAGCCAAGGCCCGCAAAAAAGCACTTAAAAAAGGCGAATCACCGGAAGAGGAAGATCGCCGACGGGTATTTGTAATTGACTTTGATGGCGACATTAAAGCCTCTGAGCTGGAGCCGATGCGGGAAGAAATTACCGCTATACTGACGCTGGCAACCGAGAAGGATGAAGTGGTTGTGCGGTTGGAAAGCCCCGGCGGTATGGTGCATACCTACGGTCTGGCTGCTTCACAGCTCGAGCGTATTAAACGCCAGGGTGTGCCACTGACAGTCTGTGTGGACAAAGTGGCTGCCAGCGGAGGTTATATGATGGCCTGTCTGGCAGATAAAATTATTGCCGCGCCTTTCGCCATTCTGGGCTCGATCGGTGTGGTGGCACAGTTACCGAACTTCCACCGGTTACTGAAAAAGTACGATGTGGATTATGAAGTACTGACAGCCGGTGAGTACAAGCGCACCATGACCGTGTTAGGTGAGAATACTGACAAGGGCCGTGAGAAGTTTATTGAGGATCTGGAAGATACGCACCTGTTGTTTAAAGAATTCGTCGGTGAATTCCGGCCTCAGGTAGACCTTGAAAAAGTGGCTACCGGTGAAGTCTGGTTTGGGCGGCGCTCGCTGGACGTGAAACTGGTTGATGAGCTGCAGACCAGTGATGAATATCTGATTGCCGCCTGTCAGGATGCAGATGTGTTTACAGTCCGGTATGAATATAAGAAGAACCTGCAGGAGCGTTTGTCGGATATGTCGATTAAAACAGCAGATTCTTTACTGGTTCGCTGGCTGGGAAGGCTGACCAATGTTAGGCTTTTAGCTAAGTAA
- a CDS encoding SCP2 sterol-binding domain-containing protein, with protein sequence MSDTISVSQVIDKFASRFCPENAAGFSACYQFILDDAEDFYLDIANQQCQALRGEHDDPDITLITNSETFIRIVNGETDGMSAYLKGSLRAEGNIMLATKLSKLFKR encoded by the coding sequence ATGTCCGATACAATCAGCGTCAGCCAGGTGATTGACAAATTTGCCAGCCGTTTTTGCCCTGAAAATGCCGCAGGATTCAGTGCCTGCTATCAGTTCATTCTTGATGACGCTGAAGACTTTTATCTGGATATAGCCAACCAGCAGTGTCAGGCATTACGGGGCGAACATGACGACCCGGATATCACCCTCATCACCAACAGCGAAACATTTATTCGTATCGTCAACGGTGAAACCGATGGTATGAGTGCGTACCTGAAGGGCAGTTTGCGTGCCGAAGGCAACATCATGCTGGCCACTAAACTCAGTAAGCTTTTTAAACGCTGA
- a CDS encoding PAS domain-containing sensor histidine kinase — protein sequence MTINKTRIDKAVILGVLLVGALLSYGLQSFIWQSNSKEARYEFESQTSNLTLFIIDDFQNLVDEFVVFSGAARELAVNVQSEQLVYVLEKLLLENYKPLFFTLYSRAEESVPYQADDSWQHRYYFGDKIEPQLRQTVEQLATQPDRQLSSVFFSLPSIGYVVCMVDDVRVGASEPGFVTACFDLASFLDPVLQRSSYDWLDIYLYSGDMVSGYQQIYQFSESGRTSSKDPLAEQQGRSIFLPRVVEAGGQQLSVLFTARPQPRMGIWMDYLPLIFGLFLTLLIVMYLISVSRRNAEVSRKVEMKTRELTKAKVKLEIEVEKKGYLYQKIKASVDNLEAVTNSVNGVIWEADPDTMEYTYISNQVTRILGYEPEEYLSGRFKLGGQQVPEGQLSVREMMLEKMPGEDNFTLEYQGYRKDKHLIWVRNIITKVFDDSRLVRIRGVFLDITEEKNHETERLEMESQLKHAQKMEAIGQLAAGIAHEINTPSQFVGDNLNFIQDAMNDSFAYISALETLLKESGNESVVSAMHSAHEEQDIDFLNDEFPQAIEQSIDGIARISKIVSAMKEFSHPGLENKQKVDLNHAIESTVVVARNEWKYLADVHLEMAEDLPMVNCFPGEINQTILNMIVNSAHAIEAKTAGEDKGNITITTSAEAGQVVIEIADDGIGMEESVRNRVFEHFFTTKDVGKGTGQGLSIAYSVIVEKHSGSLEVDSHPGDGSRFTITLPLD from the coding sequence ATCCAACAGTAAAGAAGCACGCTATGAATTTGAATCTCAGACCTCGAATCTGACCCTGTTTATTATTGATGATTTTCAGAATCTGGTGGATGAGTTCGTCGTGTTCTCCGGGGCGGCCAGGGAACTGGCAGTGAATGTTCAGTCAGAGCAACTGGTATATGTGTTGGAAAAGTTGTTGCTGGAAAATTATAAACCGCTGTTTTTTACTCTTTACTCCCGTGCGGAAGAAAGCGTGCCCTATCAGGCGGACGACAGCTGGCAGCACCGGTATTATTTTGGCGATAAAATCGAGCCGCAGTTAAGGCAAACGGTTGAACAGCTTGCGACTCAGCCAGACCGGCAACTGAGCAGTGTTTTTTTCAGCCTGCCATCGATCGGCTATGTGGTGTGTATGGTGGATGACGTGAGGGTGGGGGCGTCTGAGCCGGGATTTGTAACCGCCTGCTTTGATCTGGCGAGCTTTCTGGATCCTGTATTACAGCGCTCCTCTTATGACTGGCTGGATATATATCTGTATTCCGGTGACATGGTGTCGGGTTATCAGCAGATTTATCAGTTTTCTGAGTCTGGCCGTACCTCCAGTAAAGACCCGTTGGCAGAGCAGCAGGGCCGTTCGATTTTTCTGCCCCGGGTCGTTGAAGCGGGCGGGCAGCAACTTTCGGTTTTATTTACCGCCAGACCACAGCCCCGTATGGGCATCTGGATGGATTATCTGCCGCTGATATTTGGTTTGTTTCTGACATTGCTGATTGTGATGTATCTGATCAGTGTGTCCCGGCGGAATGCTGAAGTTAGCCGAAAGGTCGAAATGAAAACCCGTGAGCTGACCAAGGCAAAGGTGAAGCTTGAGATCGAGGTTGAAAAGAAGGGCTATCTCTATCAGAAAATCAAAGCCTCAGTTGATAACCTGGAAGCGGTTACCAACTCTGTGAACGGAGTGATCTGGGAAGCTGATCCGGATACTATGGAATATACCTATATCAGTAATCAGGTTACCCGGATTCTGGGTTACGAACCGGAAGAGTATTTGAGTGGTCGCTTCAAACTCGGCGGGCAGCAGGTTCCGGAAGGGCAGCTATCGGTCAGGGAAATGATGCTGGAGAAAATGCCCGGCGAAGATAATTTTACCCTTGAATATCAGGGGTATCGTAAAGATAAGCATCTGATATGGGTGCGAAATATTATCACCAAGGTATTTGATGATAGTCGTCTGGTGCGCATCCGCGGTGTGTTTCTTGATATTACCGAGGAAAAAAACCATGAGACGGAGCGGCTGGAGATGGAAAGTCAGCTTAAGCATGCCCAGAAAATGGAGGCGATCGGTCAGTTGGCGGCCGGAATTGCTCATGAAATCAATACCCCTTCACAGTTTGTGGGTGACAATCTGAACTTCATTCAGGATGCAATGAATGACAGTTTTGCCTATATATCCGCGTTGGAAACCTTACTGAAAGAATCAGGCAATGAGTCTGTTGTTTCTGCTATGCACAGTGCGCATGAAGAGCAGGATATTGACTTCCTGAATGATGAGTTTCCACAGGCGATTGAACAGTCGATCGATGGCATTGCCCGGATTTCCAAAATCGTCTCGGCAATGAAAGAGTTTTCCCACCCCGGGCTGGAAAATAAACAAAAAGTTGACTTGAACCACGCGATCGAAAGCACGGTTGTAGTCGCCAGGAATGAGTGGAAGTACCTTGCCGATGTTCATCTGGAGATGGCCGAAGATTTGCCGATGGTGAATTGCTTTCCGGGTGAAATAAATCAGACCATTCTCAATATGATTGTTAATTCCGCCCATGCCATCGAGGCAAAAACGGCGGGAGAGGATAAAGGCAATATAACTATTACCACCTCGGCGGAAGCCGGACAGGTGGTCATAGAAATTGCCGATGATGGTATCGGCATGGAAGAAAGCGTACGTAACCGTGTATTTGAGCATTTTTTCACCACCAAGGATGTGGGGAAAGGAACCGGGCAGGGATTATCAATTGCATATTCAGTCATTGTGGAAAAACACAGCGGGTCGCTGGAAGTAGACAGTCATCCGGGAGACGGCAGCAGGTTTACCATCACGCTGCCACTTGACTGA
- the rnhA gene encoding ribonuclease HI, which yields MPKTVQIYTDGACKGNPGIGGWGAVLRYGDNEKQLCGGERNTTNNRMELMAAIAALEALKQPCEVILTTDSQYVRKGITEWLKGWKRNGWKTAAKQPVKNADLWQRLDALNARYTIDWRWVKGHSGHPGNELADQLANKGVEQARASV from the coding sequence GTGCCGAAAACTGTACAGATTTATACCGACGGTGCCTGTAAGGGAAACCCGGGCATCGGTGGCTGGGGAGCCGTACTTCGCTACGGTGATAATGAGAAACAGCTGTGTGGCGGTGAGCGCAATACCACTAACAACCGGATGGAGCTGATGGCTGCGATTGCTGCACTGGAAGCCCTCAAACAGCCCTGTGAGGTGATTCTGACCACCGATTCGCAATATGTGCGAAAAGGCATTACCGAGTGGTTGAAAGGCTGGAAGCGTAATGGTTGGAAAACCGCTGCCAAACAGCCGGTTAAGAATGCGGACTTGTGGCAGCGTCTGGATGCTCTTAACGCCCGTTACACAATAGACTGGCGCTGGGTGAAAGGACACAGCGGACATCCCGGAAATGAGCTGGCTGATCAGTTAGCCAATAAAGGTGTTGAGCAGGCCCGTGCATCGGTCTGA
- a CDS encoding class I SAM-dependent methyltransferase encodes MLLKQQPPLEECLPALREWFDSDLGRQLLDAEQALLDRLLPTLFGYYLVQVSVDNRLDLGRESPIKHRIRINPVIELGMNEQALVAKNEELPLEHNSCDVVILHHALDFAQSPHQVLREAARILRPGGHLILLGFNPVSTWGLYRALKWQKSELPWSGHFISQHRLRDWLALLELTEVRALSGYFALPFQRAGWRENSFICERILRRYGKRNGAFSVQVARKDVAGMTAIKPRWLRRRLINLPIAEPTARANKVGR; translated from the coding sequence ATGCTGCTGAAACAACAACCTCCTCTGGAAGAATGCCTGCCGGCGTTGCGGGAGTGGTTTGATTCTGATCTGGGCCGGCAGCTACTGGACGCGGAGCAGGCCCTGCTGGACAGGTTATTGCCCACTTTATTCGGCTATTATCTGGTTCAGGTCAGTGTTGATAACCGGCTTGATCTGGGCAGAGAAAGCCCGATTAAGCACCGTATACGTATTAATCCGGTCATTGAACTGGGTATGAATGAGCAGGCACTGGTCGCTAAAAACGAAGAATTACCTCTGGAGCATAACAGCTGTGATGTGGTGATACTGCATCATGCGCTGGATTTTGCCCAGAGCCCGCATCAGGTATTGCGTGAAGCAGCAAGAATACTGAGACCCGGTGGGCATCTGATTTTACTGGGCTTTAATCCTGTCAGTACCTGGGGGTTATACAGGGCGCTCAAATGGCAAAAAAGTGAGTTGCCCTGGAGTGGCCATTTTATCAGCCAGCACCGCCTGCGTGACTGGCTGGCATTATTGGAATTGACTGAGGTGCGTGCTTTATCAGGGTATTTCGCGCTTCCGTTTCAGCGGGCCGGGTGGCGTGAAAACAGTTTTATCTGCGAGCGTATCCTGCGCCGTTACGGTAAACGCAATGGCGCATTTTCTGTGCAGGTTGCACGTAAAGACGTTGCAGGCATGACCGCGATTAAACCTCGCTGGCTGCGCCGCAGATTAATTAATCTGCCAATTGCTGAACCGACGGCAAGGGCAAACAAAGTAGGCCGGTAA
- a CDS encoding HD domain-containing phosphohydrolase, with protein sequence MKYAVLFVDDEANVLNAYKRNLRKYFDVYTALSGKDALEMLEKHKDIAVIVTDMQMPSMNGVEFLEQARGVAKNSVRLMLTGNADQKTAIDAINQGDIFRFINKPCSPAEMLQILKLSIKQYQLIVAEQELLRTTLKKSIEALIETLSLACPESFGSVSRVKRHVIDCVKAMGAQNVWMYESMAMLAQLGYISLSKDITDKLMLGQPLDESQQEAFYKHSEVGYKLVSKIPRLEDVALAIRYQNKGFDGSGFPAEGPEGSELPVGSRILKLALDYERFEKLGGSAESALAYIHEHQARYDPRIFKYFVQSLGDARQLTLEHVGLMALKPGMVFAEDVMTDQELLLVSKGQEVTECVIDRFYNFSRHHKLPEQFGVYVSH encoded by the coding sequence ATGAAATATGCCGTGTTGTTTGTTGATGATGAAGCCAATGTACTTAATGCCTATAAACGTAACCTGCGTAAATATTTTGATGTGTATACAGCCCTGAGTGGCAAAGATGCACTGGAGATGCTGGAAAAACATAAAGATATCGCCGTGATTGTCACTGATATGCAGATGCCCTCGATGAACGGAGTGGAGTTTCTGGAGCAGGCCCGGGGCGTGGCTAAAAACAGTGTGCGTCTGATGCTGACCGGTAATGCCGATCAGAAAACCGCCATTGATGCGATTAATCAGGGGGATATCTTCCGTTTTATCAATAAGCCCTGCTCACCGGCAGAAATGCTGCAGATACTTAAGCTATCGATAAAACAGTATCAACTGATTGTTGCAGAGCAGGAACTGTTACGGACAACCCTGAAAAAGAGCATCGAAGCCCTGATTGAAACTCTTTCTCTGGCCTGTCCGGAGTCTTTTGGTTCGGTTAGCCGAGTTAAACGTCATGTGATTGACTGTGTAAAAGCCATGGGCGCTCAGAATGTCTGGATGTATGAGTCGATGGCCATGCTCGCCCAGTTGGGGTATATCAGTTTGTCTAAAGACATTACGGATAAACTGATGCTGGGGCAGCCGCTGGATGAAAGTCAGCAGGAGGCGTTTTATAAACACAGTGAGGTTGGCTATAAACTGGTCAGTAAGATCCCCCGTCTGGAGGATGTTGCTCTGGCGATCCGTTATCAGAATAAAGGATTTGATGGCAGTGGCTTTCCTGCGGAGGGGCCTGAAGGCAGTGAGCTGCCGGTCGGGTCTCGGATACTTAAACTTGCGCTGGATTACGAGCGCTTTGAAAAGCTGGGCGGTTCCGCCGAATCAGCACTGGCCTACATCCACGAACATCAGGCGCGCTATGATCCCCGGATTTTTAAATATTTCGTCCAGTCACTGGGAGATGCGCGGCAGCTGACGCTGGAGCATGTCGGGTTGATGGCGCTGAAACCGGGTATGGTGTTTGCTGAAGATGTTATGACCGATCAGGAGCTGTTACTGGTCAGCAAGGGGCAGGAGGTAACAGAATGCGTTATCGACCGTTTTTATAACTTCAGCAGGCATCATAAATTACCGGAACAGTTCGGTGTATATGTCAGTCACTGA
- a CDS encoding L,D-transpeptidase — translation MKLSVSVAMQTMGLYSDTGTLLAEYPVSTALNGVGEMKNTGQTPRGAHYIRAKIGEGLPDNAVMVGRRFTRELYTPELAESFPGRDWILGRILWLCGCEPGKNRLGDVDTMQRYIYIHGTPDTEPMGVPLSHGCIRMRCADVVELFSKVPSGTPVNILE, via the coding sequence ATGAAGCTCAGTGTATCCGTTGCTATGCAGACCATGGGGTTGTATAGCGACACCGGCACATTACTGGCTGAGTATCCTGTGTCTACCGCGCTGAACGGTGTCGGTGAAATGAAAAACACCGGTCAGACACCCAGAGGCGCACATTATATCCGGGCCAAGATCGGTGAAGGTTTGCCTGATAATGCCGTGATGGTTGGCCGCCGTTTTACCCGGGAGCTGTATACGCCGGAGCTGGCTGAAAGCTTTCCCGGCCGAGACTGGATACTGGGCCGTATTCTCTGGTTGTGTGGTTGCGAGCCGGGAAAAAACCGGCTTGGTGATGTCGATACCATGCAGCGCTATATTTATATCCACGGCACCCCTGATACTGAACCTATGGGCGTTCCGTTGTCCCATGGTTGTATCCGGATGCGTTGTGCTGATGTGGTTGAACTCTTCTCAAAAGTGCCTTCCGGTACCCCGGTAAATATCCTTGAATAA
- the nudC gene encoding NAD(+) diphosphatase — translation MPTTEFVYVLNNMVLTDTAGRWLFSESFVAPDKIRAVYELSLEPEYPVQMLVVDSLSNGLQNDVLTLRQMLAGADDRIFQLLARASQLATWQHDHRFCPRCGTGLRPHEKDLAKQCDSCGLVQYPRLSPCVIMLVSDGDYCLLGHGHNFVPGVYSTLAGFIEVGETAEAAVAREVFEETGIRVKNVRYFSSQPWPFPHSLMLGFTAEYASGDICIQPEELADARWFHVDELPDLPTRFSISRFLINDFIRSRGRVPPAE, via the coding sequence ATGCCGACTACCGAATTTGTGTATGTTCTGAACAATATGGTGCTGACCGATACCGCAGGCCGCTGGTTATTTTCCGAAAGTTTTGTGGCGCCGGATAAGATACGGGCTGTTTATGAGCTTTCCTTAGAGCCGGAATACCCGGTTCAGATGCTGGTTGTGGACTCTCTGAGTAACGGCTTGCAGAATGATGTACTGACTCTCAGGCAAATGCTCGCCGGTGCCGACGACCGGATATTCCAGTTGCTGGCAAGGGCGTCGCAGTTGGCAACCTGGCAGCATGATCACCGTTTCTGTCCCCGTTGCGGTACCGGCCTGAGACCCCACGAGAAAGATCTGGCCAAACAGTGTGACAGTTGCGGGCTTGTACAGTATCCGCGGTTATCGCCCTGTGTGATTATGCTGGTGAGTGACGGTGATTACTGTTTACTGGGCCACGGTCATAACTTTGTGCCCGGTGTTTACAGTACGCTGGCGGGATTTATTGAAGTGGGAGAAACCGCTGAAGCGGCCGTTGCCCGGGAGGTATTTGAGGAAACCGGCATCCGGGTTAAAAATGTGCGGTACTTTTCCAGCCAGCCCTGGCCGTTTCCCCACTCTCTGATGCTGGGATTCACCGCTGAATATGCCAGCGGGGATATCTGTATTCAGCCGGAAGAGCTGGCCGATGCCCGCTGGTTTCATGTGGATGAATTGCCGGATTTGCCCACGCGATTTTCTATATCCCGCTTTCTGATTAATGACTTCATTCGTTCCAGAGGCCGTGTTCCACCAGCAGAGTAA
- a CDS encoding response regulator, with product MKNILFVDDEVNVLNGLRRMLRNRKTEWNMEFVDSGAKALVLLEEKPFDVIVSDMRMPGMSGARLLTNIRGKYPGMTRIALSGYSDTEMVLESIKATHLFIAKPADAKTLSSLIERSLSIQSIISNPQLCDFISGISSLPSVPAVYEKLVRILASKEASVDRVAELISTDIGMSVKLLQIVNSAYFGLAREIVSPAEATAHLGLDVIKSLVLSIKIFEKFEEEIDARSLNDIWVRSQLVGNIAKKIARKEGFSQKEADQLLVAGMLQDLGELVMLQYFPEGLGENVQWNDINDGDALLLERQAVGGSHDQISVYLLRLWGIPQTVVECVAYHHNSEHFTGYELTLPHILFCANVLAEDIINGTNLSEKLTEQGLVAEERLASWLLL from the coding sequence GTGAAAAATATTCTTTTCGTTGACGATGAAGTGAATGTGCTTAACGGATTAAGGCGGATGCTGCGTAATCGCAAAACGGAATGGAATATGGAGTTTGTTGATTCCGGAGCGAAAGCGCTGGTGTTGCTTGAGGAAAAACCGTTCGATGTAATCGTCAGTGATATGCGAATGCCGGGCATGAGTGGTGCCCGTCTGCTGACAAATATCCGGGGTAAATACCCGGGTATGACCCGGATTGCGCTGTCGGGTTACTCTGATACAGAAATGGTACTGGAAAGTATTAAGGCCACGCATTTATTCATTGCCAAACCGGCGGATGCCAAGACCCTTTCTTCGCTGATTGAGCGCAGTTTGTCGATTCAGTCCATTATCAGTAATCCGCAGTTGTGCGATTTCATCTCAGGTATCAGTTCACTGCCATCTGTACCGGCAGTTTATGAAAAACTGGTCCGGATTCTGGCATCCAAAGAAGCGTCTGTTGACCGTGTGGCAGAGCTGATATCCACCGATATCGGGATGTCCGTGAAACTGTTGCAGATAGTTAACTCGGCTTACTTTGGCCTGGCGCGTGAAATTGTCTCGCCTGCAGAAGCAACCGCGCATCTTGGTTTGGATGTGATTAAGAGTCTGGTGTTGTCGATTAAAATTTTCGAAAAGTTTGAAGAAGAAATTGATGCCAGAAGCCTGAATGATATCTGGGTTCGCAGCCAGCTCGTGGGGAATATCGCAAAAAAAATTGCCCGTAAAGAAGGCTTCTCCCAGAAAGAGGCCGATCAGTTGCTGGTGGCGGGAATGCTTCAGGATCTTGGCGAGCTGGTTATGCTGCAGTACTTTCCTGAAGGCCTTGGCGAAAACGTGCAGTGGAATGATATCAATGACGGCGATGCCCTTTTACTGGAAAGGCAGGCTGTCGGGGGTTCACATGATCAGATCAGTGTTTATCTGCTGCGGTTATGGGGAATCCCTCAGACAGTCGTTGAATGTGTCGCCTATCACCATAATTCTGAGCACTTTACCGGTTATGAGCTGACTCTGCCGCATATTCTGTTCTGCGCCAATGTACTGGCGGAAGACATTATCAATGGCACCAATTTATCCGAAAAGCTTACTGAACAGGGGCTGGTTGCTGAAGAGCGGCTGGCCAGTTGGTTATTGTTGTAA